Proteins encoded within one genomic window of Panicum virgatum strain AP13 chromosome 1N, P.virgatum_v5, whole genome shotgun sequence:
- the LOC120654579 gene encoding proteasome subunit alpha type-1-like produces the protein MFRNQYDTDVTTWSPQGRLFQVEYAMEAVKQGSACVGLRSRTHAVLAAANKPASELSSYQRKVFRVADHAGVALAGLTADGRVLSRFLRNECINHSFVYESPLPVSRLALRLADKAQVCTQRSWKRPYGVGLLVAGLDESGAHLYYNCPSGNYFEYQAFAIGSRSQAAKTFLERRFEGYNDYTPEQLIKDALSAIKETLQGEKLTSSNCTVAIVGRKDDGTLEPFETIDAKRIQEIIDSMEAVEEAPAEPSSMQEEERGSDAAPMDI, from the exons ATGTTCCGCAACCAATACGACACCGACGTGACGACATGGAGCCCCCAGGGGCGGCTCTTCCAGGTGGAGTACGCCATGGAGGCCGTCAAGCAGGGCTCCGCCTGCGTGGGGCTCCGATCCCGCACCcacgccgtcctcgccgccgccaacaAGCCCGCCTCCGAGCTTTCGTCCTACCAGCGCAAGGTCTTCCGCGTCGCCGACCACGCCGGGGTCGCGCTGGCGGGGCTCACCGCCGACGGCCGCGTCCTCTCGCGTTTCCTCCGGAACGAGTGCATCAACCACTCCTTCGTCTACGAGTCGCCGCTCCCCGTTTCCAGGCTCGCGCTCAGGCTCGCCGACAAGGCGCAG GTTTGCACACAGCGGTCATGGAAGAGGCCTTATGGTGTTGGCCTCCTTGTTGCCGGACTGGATGAGTCTGGAGCTCATCTGTATTACAACTGCCCCAGCGGGAACTATTTTGAGTACCAGGCTTTTGCCATCGGTTCTCGCTCCCAAGCTGCCAAGACTTTCCTCGAGCGCAGGTTCGAGGGCTACAACGACTACACCCCAGAGCAACTCATCAAGGATGCCCTCTCTGCCATTAAGGAGACTCTGCAAGGCGAGAAGCTGACCAGCTCCAACTGCACCGTGGCCATCGTCGGCAGGAAGGACGACGGCACCCTCGAGCCATTCGAGACGATTGATGCAAAGAGGATCCAGGAGATAATCGACTCCATGGAGGCTGTTGAGGAGGCGCCTGCAGAGCCCAGCTCCATGCAGGAGGAGGAAAGGGGCTCGGACGCCGCTCCCATGGACATCTAG
- the LOC120654580 gene encoding aspartic proteinase 36-like, which translates to MAPRAALPLFLHAALALLLLVAACSAAPGVFQVRRRFPAGGGAAALRAHDGRRHGRLLAAADLPLGGLGLPTDTGLYFTEIKLGTPPERYYVQVDTGSDILWVNCITCDRCPRKSGLGLDLTLYDPKASSSGSPVSCDQGFCEATYRGKLPGCSANVPCEYSVVYGDGSSTTGFFVTDVLQFDQVTGNGQTQPGNASVTFGCGAQQGGDLGSSNQALDGILGFGQANTSMLSQLAAAGKVKKIFAHCLDTINGGGIFAIGNVVQPNVKTTPLIADMPHYNVNLESIDVGGTTLQLPARVFETREKKGTIIDSGTTLTYLPELVFQEVIFAVFKKHQDIKFHNVQDFMCFQYSGSVDDGFPTITFHFEDDLALHVYPHEYFFPNGNDIYCVGFQNGALQSKDGKDIVLLGDLVLSNKLVVYDLENQVIGWTVYNCSSSINIKDDKTGATYTVNSHNISSGWRFHWHKSVVLLLVTVLCSYLIC; encoded by the exons AtggccccgcgcgccgcgctccccctcttcctccacgccgcgctcgcgctgctgctgctggtggcggCCTGCTCCGCGGCCCCCGGCGTCTTCCAGGTGCGCCGCAGGTTCCCGGCcgggggaggcgccgccgcgctccgcgccCACGACGGGCGCCGGCACGGCCGGCTCCTCGCGGCTGCCGACCTCCCGCTCGGCGGCCTCGGCCTCCCCACCGACACCGG gcTCTACTTCACGGAGATCAAGCTCGGGACGCCGCCCGAGCGTTACTACGTGCAGGTCGACACCGGCAGCGACATCCTCTGGGTGAATTGCATCACCTGCGACCGATGCCCCCGCAAGAGCGGCCTCGGG CTAGACCTGACGCTCTACGATCCCAAGGCGTCCTCGAGCGGGAGCCCGGTCTCGTGCGACCAGGGGTTCTGCGAGGCCACCTACAGGGGCAAGCTGCCGGGGTGCAGCGCCAATGTGCCCTGCGAGTACAGCGTCGTGTATGGTGACGGCAGCTCGACGACGGGGTTCTTCGTCACCGATGTGCTGCAGTTCGACCAGGTGACCGGGAATGGGCAGACACAGCCTGGGAACGCCAGCGTCACATTTGG GTGCGGTGCTCAGCAAGGTGGAGATTTGGGAAGTTCAAATCAAGCCCTCGATGGAATTCTTGGTTTTGGCCAAGCAAATACATCAATGCTATcacagctagctgctgctggtaAAGTTAAGAAGATATTTGCTCATTGCTTGGATACCATAAATGGAGGTGGAATTTTTGCTATTGGAAATGTGGTGCAGCCAAATGTAAAAACAACACCATTGATAGCTGACAT GCCGCACTACAATGTGAACCTTGAATCAATTGATGTTGGTGGTACTACATTACAGCTACCAGCTCGTGTTTTCGAAACACGAGAGAAAAAAGGTACCATAATTGACAGTGGTACAACCTTGACATACCTTCCAGAATTGGTTTTCCAAGAAGTAATATTTGCG GTATTTAAGAAGCATCAAGATATAAAATTCCACAATGTTCAAGATTTTATGTGTTTCCAATACTCTGGAAG TGTTGATGATGGTTTCCCAACTATCACCTTCCATTTTGAGGACGATCTCGCACTGCATGTCTATCCACATGAGTACTTTTTCCCAAATGGG AATGACATATACTGCGTGGGATTTCAAAATGGTGCATTACAATCAAAGGATGGAAAGGACATTGTGCTTTTGGGAG ATCTTGTTCTTTCAAACAAGTTAGTTGTCTATGACTTGGAAAATCAAGTCATCGGGTGGACCGTCTACAACT GTTCATCGAGCATTAACATTAAGGATGACAAGACAGGCGCAACATATACCGTCAATTCACACAATATCTCCTCCGGATGGAGATTCCACTGGCACAAGTCCGTGGTTCTGTTGTTGGTAACAGTTTTATGCAGCTATTTAATATGCTAA